One segment of Anomalospiza imberbis isolate Cuckoo-Finch-1a 21T00152 chromosome 2, ASM3175350v1, whole genome shotgun sequence DNA contains the following:
- the ZBTB21 gene encoding zinc finger and BTB domain-containing protein 21 → MEGLLHYINPAHAISLLSTLNEERLKGQLCDVVLIVGDQKFRAHKNVLAASSEYFQTLFTNKENESQSVFQLDFCEPDAFDNVLNYIYSSSLFIEKGSLAAVQELGYSLGISFLTNIVSKSPQAPFPSCPMKKILYQDEDESSSQKRSVIVCQNRIEAQAKSINQTQHDLSHTPKPSPSVAVKASSRPQVTKPTETLHNLSLTERRWLKEGPVSYTKVHETSGTVEDQSRGALVKRNMVLPQMSLAEKEMAGGEPGSSAQLLRGKVAEMSLKRPRPPVLSLRGAAESTFLLREAGKGNGQGEDRNLLYFSKLGLVIPSSGSGPENQSIDRSGPLVKSLLRRSLSMDSQVPIYSPSVDLKPAQVSSCSSPGTKDSQKTFNVASQKSSLKESSEKSALDEKPQVMHPHRLRSFSASQSTDREVASPLSEVRIKTEPSSPLSDPAEIIRVTVGDASASANKEFAFKTEDDRKEPSRLPAKRRFQDDRRLPFKKLKVDEQGSPGSEENFEEGSSPMHLDADFPDSDVSKDEYSEMEEARPNKKFKCKHCLKIFRSTAGLHRHVNMYHNPEKPYACDICHKRFHTNFKVWTHCQTQHGIVKNPSPASSSHALLDEKFQRKLIDIVREREIKKALIVKLRRGKQSFQGQSASQAQQVIKRNLRSRTKGAYICTYCGKAYRFLSQFKQHIKMHPGEKPIGGNKAPKQKDHIHIENPVENKEVYQCRLCNAKLSSLIEQGNHERLCRNATVCPYCSLRFSSPELKHEHESKCEYKKLTCLECMRTFKSSFSIWRHQVEVHNQNTMAPSENFSLPLMDHNGEVTSSSRLPPQSESNKMNNFVAAKEDSVFSDSSEQINFDSEDSSCLPEDLSVSKQFKIQIKEEPADDIEDEVTETSREPKDVVSKKDPSLWPCEKCGKIFTLRKQLERHQELLCSVKPFICHVCNKAFRTNFRLWSHFQSHMSQAAEESTNKEPEICPPANSPSPPPLPPPPPLPKIQPLEPDSPTGLPESSSTTEKLFVPQESDTLFYHAPPLSAITFKRQYMCKLCHRTFKTAFSLWSHEQTHN, encoded by the coding sequence ATGGAGGGGCTCTTGCATTACATAAATCCAGCACATGCCATTTCCCTCCTGAGCACCCTGAACGAGGAGCGTCTCAAGGGACAGCTGTGTGACGTTGTGCTGATCGTAGGAGACCAGAAATTCCGAGCTCATAAGAATGTTCTGGCTGCCAGCAGTGAATATTTCCAGACTCTGTTCACAAATAAGGAGAATGAGTCTCAATCAGTGTTTCAGCTCGACTTTTGTGAGCCAGATGCTTTTGATAATGTGTTGAACTACATTTATTCTTCATCCTTGTTCATTGAGAAAGGCAGCCTTGCAGCTGTGCAAGAACTGGGCTACAGTCTTGGAATATCTTTTCTTACAAACATTGTTTCCAAGAGTCCTCaagctccttttccttcttgtcCTATGAAAAAAATACTCTACCAAGATGAAGATGAAAGTAGTTCTCAGAAGAGAAGTGTCATTGTCTGTCAGAACAGAATTGAAGCACAAGCAAAAAGCATAAATCAAACACAACACGACTTAAGCCATACTCCTAAACCTTCACCCTCTGTGGCTGTCAAAGCTAGCAGCAGACCACAGGTAACAAAACCAACTGAAACCCTTCACAACTTATCACTGACTGAAAGGAGGTGGCTGAAAGAAGGCCCTGTGAGCTATACAAAGGTTCATGAAACTTCTGGAACTGTGGAGGATCAGAGCAGAGGTGCTTTAGTGAAAAGGAACATGGTGCTGCCTCAGATGTCTTtagcagagaaagaaatggCAGGTGGCGAGCCAGGAAGCAGCGCTCAGCTTCTGAGAGGAAAAGTTGCGGAGATGTCATTGAAAAGACCACGTCCGCCAGTCTTGTCTCTGCGTGGGGCAGCGGAATCCACGTTTTTGTTGCgagaggcaggaaaaggaaatggtCAAGGCGAAGACAGGAATTTGCTCTACTTCTCCAAGTTAGGGCTAGTAATCCCATCTAGTGGGTCTGGCCCAGAAAACCAAAGTATTGACAGAAGTGGGccccttgtaaaaagtctccTTCGAAGGTCACTGTCCATGGACAGCCAGGTTCCTATTTACTCACCTTCTGTTGACCTAAAACCTGCACAGGTATCCTCGTGCTCCTCACCGGGAACTAAGGATTCCCAGAAGACATTTAATGTTGCATCCCAAAAGTCATCCTTGAAAGAGTCATCGGAGAAGTCGGCCTTGGATGAGAAGCCACAGGTAATGCACCCACATCGCCTTAGGTCTTTCAGTGCCTCTCAGTCAACGGATCGGGAGGTCGCTTCCCCTCTCTCGGAGGTGCGGATCAAAACCGAGCCCAGCAGTCCCCTCTCAGATCCTGCTGAAATCATACGAGTCACAGTGGGTGATGCTTCAGCATCGGCAAACaaagaatttgcttttaaaactgAGGATGACCGTAAGGAGCCAAGCAGACTTCCAGCCAAAAGGAGATTCCAGGATGATAGGAGGCTACCGTTCAAGAAGCTGAAGGTGGATGAGCAGGGATCTCCTGGCTCAGAAGAGAACTTTGAGGAAGGCTCAAGCCCCATGCACCTTGATGCCGATTTCCCTGACTCTGATGTCAGTAAAGATGAATACAGCGAGATGGAAGAAGCAAGaccaaataaaaaatttaaatgtaaacACTGCCTTAAAATTTTCAGATCAACAGCAGGTCTTCACCGCCATGTTAACATGTATCACAATCCAGAGAAGCCCTATGCTTGTGACATATGCCACAAGAGATTCCACACCAATTTCAAAGTGTGGACGCACTGCCAGACACAACATGGAATCGTGAAGAATCCCTCACCAGCTTCCAGTTCACACGCCCTTTTGGATGAAAAATTCCAAAGAAAACTGATAGATATAGTGAGGGAGAGAGAAATCAAGAAAGCTCTGATCGTGAAACTAAGACGGGGCAAACAGAGCTTTCAGGGCCAGTCGGCTTCCCAAGCACAACAAGTCATCAAAAGGAATTTAAGGTCGAGAACCAAAGGAGCCTATATTTGTACCTACTGTGGGAAAGCTTATCGTTTCCTCTCCCAGTTCAAGCAGCACATAAAAATGCACCCTGGGGAGAAACCCATTGGAGGGAATAAGGCTCCTAAGCAGAAAGATCACATTCATATTGAAAACCCAGTGGAAAACAAGGAGGTTTATCAGTGCCGTCTCTGCAATGCCAAGCTCTCCTCACTTATTGAACAGGGAAACCATGAGCGACTCTGTAGAAACGCCACTGTCTGTCCTTACTGCAGCCTTAGGTTTTCTTCCCCAGAGCTGAAGCACGAGCATGAAAGCAAGTGTGAGTACAAGAAGCTGACTTGCCTTGAGTGTATGCGCACCTTCAAATCATCCTTCAGTATCTGGCGTCATCAGGTTGAAGTTCACAATCAGAACACAATGGCTCCATCCGAGAACTTTTCTTTGCCTCTCATGGATCACAATGGAGAAGTCACCAGTTCGTCACGGCTGCCTCCGCAGTCGGAATCCAATAAAATGAACAATTTTGTTGCTGCAAAGGAGGACAGTGTGTTCAGTGATTCGTCAGAACAAATCAATTTTGATTCTGAAGACTCTTCATGCCTGCCTGAAGACTTAAGTGTTTCCAAGCAGTTTAAAATCCAGATCAAAGAAGAGCCTGCAGATGATATAGAGGACGAGGTCACCGAAACGAGCAGGGAACCTAAGGATGTAGTCTCCAAGAAAGATCCCAGTTTGTGGCCCTGTGAAAAGTGTGGGAAGATTTTCACCTTACGCAAGCAGCTGGAGCGTCACCAGGAGCTCCTGTGCTCCGTGAAGCCCTTTATTTGCCACGTGTGCAACAAGGCCTTCCGAACGAATTTCCGGCTCTGGAGCCACTTCCAGTCTCACATGtcccaggctgcagaggagtCCACAAATAAGGAGCCTGAGATATGTCCACCAGCTAATTCCCCATCACCCCCACCCTTACCCCCACCACCTCcactccccaaaatccagcctttGGAGCCCGACAGCCCCACGGGCTTGCCGGAAAGCTCCAGTACTACTGAGAAGCTGTTTGTGCCGCAGGAGTCGGACACGCTCTTCTACCACGCCCCGCCACTCTCGGCAATCACCTTCAAGAGACAGTACATGTGCAAACTCTGCCACAGGACTTTCAAGACGGCTTTCAGTCTCTGGAGCCACGAACAGACACACAATTAG